The proteins below are encoded in one region of Dioscorea cayenensis subsp. rotundata cultivar TDr96_F1 chromosome 18, TDr96_F1_v2_PseudoChromosome.rev07_lg8_w22 25.fasta, whole genome shotgun sequence:
- the LOC120282400 gene encoding very-long-chain enoyl-CoA reductase — MKVSVVSRSGREIIRGGIEINDQATVSDLQNAIHKRNKKYYPSRQRLTLPVQPGTQGRPVVLDPKKSLKDYFDGNTNNVTVMFKDLGPQVLYSTLFFWEYLGPLVIYPIFYYFPVYKYFGYEGERVIHPVQTYALYYWCFHYFKRIMETFFVHRFSHATSPLSNVFRNCAYYWTFGTYIAYYVNHPLYTPVSDLQMKIGFGFGIICQVSNFYCHLILRSLRSPSGNGGYQIPSGFLFNIVTCANYTTEIYQWVGFNIATQTVAGYVFLVAATFIMTNWAIAKHRRLKKLFDGKDGRPRYPRRWVILPPFF, encoded by the exons ATGAAAGTCTCTGTGGTTTCACGTAGTGGGAGAGAAATCATCAGGGGTGGGATTGAGATCAATGACCAG GCTACCGTGAGTGACCTCCAGAATGCGATTCACAAGCGAA ACAAGAAGTATTATCCTTCTAGACAGCGTCTTACCCTCCCTGTGCAACCTGGAACTCAGGGAAGGCCGGTTGTCCTTGATCCAAAGAAAAGTCTTAAAGATTATTTTGATGGGAACACGAATAATGTGACTGTGATGTTCAAGGATTTGGGCCCACAAGTTTTGTACAGTACGCTTTTCTTTTGGGAGTATTTGGGTCCTTTAGTTATCTACCCCATCTTTTATTACTTTCCGGTGTACAAATATTTTGGTTATGAGGGTGAGCGTGTCATTCACCCAGTCCAGACTTACGCCTTGTACTACTGGTGCTTCCATTACTTCAAAAGAATCATGGAGACATTCTTTGTTCACAGATTCAGCCATGCAACCTCACCTTTGTCGAATGTCTTCAGAAACTGTGCCTATTACTGGACATTTGGCACCTATATTGCATACTATGTGAACCATCCACTTTACACTCCTGTCAGTGATTTGCAAATGAAGATAGGTTTTGGCTTTGGTATAATTTGCCAGGTTTCAAACTTCTATTGCCATCTGATATTGAGGAGCCTAAGAAGCCCAAGTGGCAATGGTGGATACCAAATTCCGAGTGGGTTTTTGTTCAACATTGTGACATGTGCAAACTACACGACGGAGATCTATCAGTGGGTTGGTTTCAACATTGCTACACAGACGGTGGCTGGCTATGTTTTCCTTGTGGCGGCTACTTTCATTATGACCAACTGGGCCATAGCAAAGCACCGACGTTTGAAGAAG TTATTTGACGGAAAAGATGGACGCCCCAGGTACCCGAGACGGTGGGTGATACTCCCCCCATTCTTCTGA